The following are encoded together in the Daucus carota subsp. sativus chromosome 5, DH1 v3.0, whole genome shotgun sequence genome:
- the LOC108192686 gene encoding protein FAR1-RELATED SEQUENCE 5, with protein MSIVIPVLLMQLWAHDIKVDAQFETEAQKGIKIRSNYCLKVVNIITRLKLHLARVGGVPNEAVIVQKNLHLDEKAFKQFREKLKAQEEQYRKIQETTNHQHNEKVQEVEEKNYELEILGDQPGVKEKELLSKDDEMDRLRERAKGAEIPSMTKVSPHIESSESDTTVHDTEPQISESSCSSDSDEDVGEQNEVDSPESLEDAFIFYKEYGRICGFDVRKYTKRTDRFGNLYAKYLICNRGGSSRPKKLLDDVGNVVEGPFRKTSSKRCNFPAQVVLKTAGNRGFVLMGFIEEHNHPLVSGAGRMFLRCNRHLSHAYQQFIMDCARANIGATRAHSLVKEMTGSYENVGATISDFKNFSRDVKVRIGDHDTDKLLGKLKDRRSKPENSFYYDYKVDKKGHLTGLFWTDAIGQANYEVFGDIVSFDPTFRTNNYNMVFVPFTGVDNHWKNVTFAAGLLSNEKYKSFKWLINTFKTVMGRAPSCVITDQCPAIRKALEKWWPSTKHRLCMWHIMNKLPLKVGLKLACNKKFVEKLKSAVYSDHLTPHAFEEHIEMAGLLRTTSRSESSNFFFQHYHESGDTLVEFFSSFESAMDKQRMRNADDERRSEQIPLTVTSMSIELDASKIPRDFVKPRWQKNAIRNHSFLSSSNNGDTCVDRDRAKLKRTRAWFEFNNCINLAGDSEEFLDTVLNGLQCTRPFLKRKVHAT; from the exons TGCCCAATGAGGCAGTAATTGTGCAAAAGAATCTTCACTTGGATGAAAAGGCTTTTAAGCAGTTTAGGGAAAAGCTCAAAGCTCAAGAAGAACAATATAGGAAAATTCAAGAGACCACCAACCACCAGCATAATGAGAAGGTGCAAGAGGTGGAAGAAAAGAACTATGAATTGGAGATCCTAGGGGATCAGCCCGGGGTCAAAGAAAAGGAGTTACTTTCCAAGGATGATGAGATGGATAGGCTTAGGGAACGAGCAAAAGGTGCCGAG ATACCAAGCATGACAA AGGTGAGTCCACACATTGAATCTTCCGAGTCAGATACGACTGTTCACGATACAGAACCGCAAATATCTGAAAGCTCTTGCAgttctgattctgatgaagatgTGGGAGAACAGAATGAAGTTGATAGTCCTGAGTCT TTGGAGGATGCATTTATTTTTTACAAGGAATATGGCCGTATATGTGGTTTTGATgtgagaaagtatacgaaaagAACTGATAGGTTTGGGAATTTGTAtgccaaatatttaatatgcaATCGAGGTGGTTCTTCTAGGCCCAAAAAATTGTTAGATGATGTAGGTAATGTTGTTGAAGGTCCATTCAGGAAGACATCTTCTAAAAGATGTAATTTTCCGGCACAAGTTGTGTTGAAGACTGCAGGTAACAGGGGTTTTGTACTCATGGGTTTTATCGAGGAACACAATCACCCTCTTGTTTCAGGCGCAGGACGCATGTTTTTACGGTGTAACAGGCATCTGTCTCATGCTTATCAACAATTTATAATGGACTGTGCCCGGGCTAACATAGGTGCAACACGCGCCCATAGCTTGGTAAAAGAAATGACTGGATCATATGAGAACGTCGGTGCCactatttctgattttaagaatttttcgAGGGATGTCAAAGTCCGAATTGGGGATCATGACACCGACAAGTTACTTGGGAAATTGAAGGATCGAAGGAGCAAACCTGAAAACTCATTCTATTATGATTACAAAGTTGATAAGAAAGGTCATTTGACTGGACTTTTTTGGACTGATGCCATTGGGCAAGCAAATTACGAAGTTTTTGGCGATATTGTCTCATTTGATCCTACATTTCGCACTAATAA TTACAACATGGTCTTTGTCCCTTTTACCGGCGTTGACAATCACTGGAAGAATGTGACCTTCGCGGCTGGACTTCTAtcgaatgaaaaatataaaagttttaaGTGGCTAATTAACACATTCAAGACAGTAATGGGACGCGCACCTTCATGTGTGATTACCGATCAGTGCCCTGCAATAAGAAAAGCATTGGAGAAATGGTGGCCTTCCACAAAGCATCGTCTTTGTATGTGGCATATTATGAATAAATTGCCTCTAAAG GTTGGTCTTAAATTGGCTTGTAATAAGAAGTTTGTGGAGAAGTTAAAGTCTGCAGTGTATTCTGATCACCTTACACCTCACGCTTTTGAAGAAC ATATTGAAATGGCTGGATTGTTAAGAACCACATCTAGATCAGAGAGTTCCAATTTCTTTTTCCAGCATTATCATGAAAGTGGTGACACATTAGTTGAGTTTTTCTCTAGCTTCGAAAGTGCCATGGACAAGCAGCGTATGAGAAATGCAGATGACGAGAGGAGATCTGAGCAGATTCCATTAACTGTTACCTCAATGAGCATAGAGTTAGATGCCTCAAAG ATACCTCGTGATTTTGTGAAGCCGCGATGGCAGAAAAATGCCATTAGAAACCATTCCTTTCTAAGTTCAAGCAATAATGGTGATACATGCGTAGACCGTGATAGAGCAAAGCTAAAAAGGACTCGTGCATGGTTTGAATTCAATAATTGCATTAATCTGGCCGGAGATAGCGAAGAGTTCCTTGATACTGTTCTTAATGGACTTCAGTGCACTCGTCCCTTTCTGAAAAGAAAGGTTCATGCAACATAG